Proteins found in one Candidatus Zixiibacteriota bacterium genomic segment:
- the rsmB gene encoding 16S rRNA (cytosine(967)-C(5))-methyltransferase RsmB — MNASDSRTANVREIATRILVAVDTRKAFADRLLDRALESGTLPARDRALLSELTYGTLRWRGRLDWLLRGHLKRDLARTSPFVRNLLRLTLYQLFFLDRVPDYAAVNEAVALAKTRGGVKSGGFVNAVLRGVLREGRRKPPPELSRETLSEFASYWSHPLWLVELWQDYFAPEELVPLLEADNRAAPLALRAQRLKTTVDDLLSLLAESGVEARPSLWSTQGVVVLSRRPPDQLPGFDEGLFFVQGEASQLIGFLLDPRPGERILDACAAPGGKTTHIAELIEDRGTVVAADLSAAGLERVRRNARRLRLTSIRTVCCDMTAGLPEAEREPYDRILVDAPCSGLGTLRSHPEIKWNRAPADIARLSRTQRKILKCSAGYLRTGGVLVYSTCTLARPENEDVVEGFLRQHPEFVLEEAAGYLPEKARALVRGPYFLALPHRHDTDGFFAARMRKAR; from the coding sequence GTGAACGCCTCTGACAGCCGGACCGCAAACGTCCGCGAGATCGCAACCCGCATCCTCGTTGCGGTCGATACCCGAAAGGCGTTTGCCGACCGCTTGCTCGACCGTGCGCTTGAAAGCGGAACGCTTCCCGCGCGGGACCGCGCGCTTCTCAGCGAGCTCACCTACGGCACGCTTCGCTGGCGCGGCAGGCTGGACTGGCTCTTGCGCGGGCATCTCAAGCGCGATCTCGCGCGCACCTCGCCGTTCGTAAGAAACCTGCTGCGGCTCACCCTCTACCAGCTGTTCTTTCTCGACCGCGTTCCCGACTACGCCGCCGTGAACGAAGCGGTCGCGCTGGCAAAGACCCGGGGGGGAGTAAAAAGCGGAGGCTTCGTGAACGCGGTCCTGCGCGGCGTGCTCCGTGAAGGGCGGCGCAAGCCCCCGCCCGAGCTGTCGCGGGAAACGCTTTCGGAGTTCGCGAGCTACTGGTCCCACCCCCTGTGGCTCGTCGAGCTCTGGCAGGATTATTTCGCGCCCGAAGAGCTCGTGCCGCTCCTCGAGGCCGACAACCGCGCCGCCCCGCTGGCGCTTCGAGCGCAGCGCCTGAAGACCACAGTCGACGACCTGCTCTCGCTCCTGGCTGAATCCGGGGTCGAGGCGAGACCATCCCTCTGGTCCACCCAGGGGGTCGTGGTTCTTTCCCGAAGACCGCCCGATCAACTGCCCGGTTTCGACGAGGGGCTTTTCTTCGTGCAGGGAGAGGCGTCGCAGCTCATCGGCTTTCTTCTCGATCCCCGCCCCGGCGAGCGCATCCTCGACGCCTGCGCCGCTCCCGGGGGCAAGACGACGCACATCGCCGAGCTGATCGAAGACCGAGGAACGGTTGTCGCCGCCGACCTCTCCGCCGCCGGGCTCGAGCGCGTCCGCCGCAACGCCCGCCGACTCCGTCTTACCTCGATCCGGACCGTTTGCTGCGATATGACCGCCGGTCTCCCCGAAGCGGAGCGCGAGCCCTACGACCGCATCCTGGTCGACGCCCCGTGCAGCGGCCTCGGAACGCTGCGGTCCCACCCGGAGATCAAATGGAACCGTGCGCCGGCGGACATCGCGCGCCTGAGCCGCACGCAGAGAAAAATCTTGAAATGCAGCGCTGGTTATCTCCGCACCGGAGGCGTGCTCGTCTATTCGACCTGCACGCTTGCCCGGCCCGAGAACGAGGACGTGGTCGAGGGCTTTTTGCGCCAGCATCCGGAGTTTGTGTTGGAAGAGGCCGCAGGTTATCTTCCGGAAAAGGCGCGGGCGCTGGTGCGCGGCCCTTATTTTCTCGCCCTGCCGCACCGCCACGATACCGACGGATTCTTCGCCGCACGCATGAGAAAGGCTCGGTGA
- the rpe gene encoding ribulose-phosphate 3-epimerase, protein MRTIKIAPSILSADFSRLKEEIEAVEAAGADWLHVDVMDGHFVPNLTIGPVVVECVRKVTRIPLDVHLMITDPDKYAPEFIKAGADWVSIHPDTCADPNATLRRIRELGAKASVAVNPDVPLAAVERYFPDVDMILIMTVFPGFGGQEFIADVLPKLEEARRAVDRRKLPVLIEVDGGVKADNIERVVRAGAEVVVSGSGIFKTPDYAATIRRMRAAVADL, encoded by the coding sequence ATGAGAACGATCAAGATCGCCCCCTCGATTCTGTCGGCCGACTTCAGCCGCCTCAAAGAGGAGATCGAGGCGGTGGAAGCGGCCGGTGCCGACTGGCTTCACGTCGACGTGATGGACGGCCATTTCGTTCCCAACCTCACCATCGGCCCGGTCGTGGTCGAGTGCGTGCGCAAGGTCACCCGCATCCCGCTGGACGTACATCTCATGATCACGGATCCCGACAAGTACGCCCCGGAGTTCATCAAGGCGGGGGCCGACTGGGTCTCGATCCATCCGGACACGTGCGCCGATCCGAACGCAACCCTCCGCCGGATTCGCGAGCTGGGCGCGAAGGCTTCGGTGGCGGTCAATCCCGACGTCCCGCTTGCCGCGGTGGAGCGCTATTTTCCCGATGTCGACATGATCCTCATCATGACTGTTTTTCCCGGCTTCGGCGGCCAGGAATTCATCGCCGACGTTTTACCGAAGCTCGAAGAGGCGCGTCGGGCCGTGGACCGGCGCAAGCTTCCGGTCCTGATCGAGGTCGACGGCGGAGTCAAGGCCGATAACATCGAGCGGGTCGTCCGTGCCGGAGCCGAGGTCGTGGTCTCGGGCTCCGGGATCTTCAAGACACCCGATTACGCCGCCACCATCCGCCGCATGCGCGCCGCGGTCGCCGATCTCTGA